One genomic segment of Cololabis saira isolate AMF1-May2022 chromosome 22, fColSai1.1, whole genome shotgun sequence includes these proteins:
- the skida1 gene encoding SKI/DACH domain-containing protein 1, which translates to MGDLECGFEEMQGVRLGFLLIKGKQMFALSQVFTDLLKNIPRTTVHKRMDYLKVKKHQCDLDELRKLKAINSIAFHAAKCTLISREDVEALYFSCKTERVLKSSKRKAKAARPPGGEDASPGLCGAEPQLWREKVWFSLHGVPESLTVQHNKPGRKRDLTPASCLPDSNKLPQFYHKAHARDFRLATKSSHKHFKNYETDKLTGNRVALSQRHSFFRSRHQPVVLHQSAIAAPSRLRSGELLHRRRRRSRHPALLLFQPKSPSFGAFHVSPDLYLDPRPQQHHHHHHHHHHHHHHQPGLPESCSSDTESCSSYSDRAYPDSDFGSGFSTSSNSASSEDEEEEEEEEEEEEDEDDSESSEVSSEEEEEEEEESSSQSDSSSVSSRVSVQSIRFRRLSSGKAPLVLQPTFHYNHQQQQQQQQQQQQQGKHNRTASHVSDSQTGDNRPDQRQKCDYLCSDISGDLGCLQPPKLNPTNVGESFFPEPTKEQFCERDPSRVDPEEPVPCAGQDRRKAAHSRRNPQPTKCLSGLLSAQCEPSKLPKCVDKREAKSANLKLPTPTKKIKTESDEPPVTAAAPHLESARTAGTPPFNLHNVKVKLEESCDEYEYQSQGSVVKCKRDKTESGNGQYPSGAIKQLGEFLKSGIKVAEKSLDVAPGSPCGPQECRSSRDTPCVDEGEHGNKNCRATLQGNNKKSRVSRTHAKQSAPRLNKAASSSSSSSSPRPAGCEESSTEDLPSRRKRSGAGTVASPSPAKTPFSLMANFPSPPSLVVGSDGDLCPAYSLNSLRGPGPPPPTHPVWRWQPGGHILPPPLHAQRTRKY; encoded by the coding sequence ATGGGAGACCTGGAGTGTGGCTTTGAAGAGATGCAAGGAGTGAGATTGGGATTCCTGCTCATCAAAGGCAAGCAAATGTTTGCTTTGTCTCAGGTCTTCACCGACCTGCTGAAGAACATCCCCAGGACTACAGTGCACAAGCGCATGGATTACCTGAAGGTGAAAAAGCACCAGTGCGACCTGGACGAGCTGCGGAAGCTCAAAGCAATCAACTCTATAGCTTTCCACGCCGCTAAATGCACTCTGATATCGCGGGAGGACGTGGAGGCTCTGTATTTCTCCTGCAAGACGGAGCGGGTCCTGAAGTCCAGCAAAAGGAAAGCGAAAGCGGCGCGTCCCCCCGGGGGCGAGGACGCGTCCCCGGGGCTCTGCGGCGCCGAACCGCAACTGTGGAGGGAAAAAGTTTGGTTTAGTTTGCACGGCGTCCCGGAGTCTCTGACTGTGCAGCACAACAAACCCGGCAGGAAGAGAGACCTGACTCCTGCATCATGCCTCCCCGACTCAAACAAACTACCTCAATTTTACCACAAAGCGCACGCACGGGATTTCCGCCTGGCCACCAAGTCCAGTCACAAACACTTTAAAAACTATGAAACAGACAAGTTGACGGGGAACCGCGTCGCTTTGAGCCAAAGGCACTCGTTTTTCCGGAGCCGGCACCAGCCGGTGGTGCTGCATCAGTCGGCCATCGCGGCTCCGTCCCGGCTGCGCTCCGGAGAGCTGCTGCacaggcggaggaggaggagcagacaCCCGGCCCTGCTGCTCTTCCAGCCCAAGTCCCCTTCCTTCGGGGCGTTCCACGTCAGTCCGGACCTGTACCTGGACCCCCGGCCGCagcagcaccaccaccaccaccaccatcaccaccatcaccaccaccaccagcccgGCCTGCCCGAGAGCTGCAGCAGCGACACCGAGTCATGCAGCTCCTACTCCGACCGCGCATACCCGGACTCCGACTTCGGCTCCGGCTTCTCCACCAGCAGCAACTCGGCCAGCtccgaggacgaggaggaggaggaggaggaggaggaggaagaggaggatgaagatgacaGCGAGAGTTCAGAGGTCAgctcggaggaggaggaggaggaagaggaggaaagcTCCTCTCAGTCCGACTCCAGCTCGGTGTCGAGCCGGGTTTCGGTCCAGAGCATCAGGTTCAGACGCCTCTCCTCCGGTAAAGCCCCCCTGGTCCTGCAGCCCACCTTTCACtacaaccaccagcagcagcagcagcagcagcagcagcagcagcagcagggcaaaCACAACAGGACAGCCAGTCATGTTTCTGACTCACAAACAGGGGACAATAGACCGGACCAACGTCAGAAATGTGACTACTTATGCAGTGATATTAGCGGGGACTTAGGATGCTTGCAGCCACCAAAATTAAACCCCACCAACGTGGGGGAGAGCTTTTTCCCGGAGCCAACAAAGGAGCAGTTCTGTGAGCGTGATCCCAGCAGGGTTGACCCCGAGGAGCCGGTCCCTTGTGCGGGACAGGACCGGCGCAAGGCCGCGCACTCCCGCAGGAACCCGCAGCCCACCAAGTGCCTATCCGGACTCCTGAGCGCGCAGTGCGAGCCAAGCAAACTCCCAAAGTGTGTTGACAAAAGGGAGGCGAAGTCTGCCAACCTAAAACTGCCCACTCcaacgaagaaaataaagacCGAGTCGGATGAGCCCCCTGTGACCGCAGCAGCCCCCCACTTGGAGAGTGCCAGGACGGCCGGGACGCCACCTTTCAACCTCCACAATGTGAAAGTTAAACTGGAGGAAAGCTGTGATGAATATGAATACCAGAGCCAGGGATCTGTAGTCAAATGTAAAAGAGATAAGACGGAGAGCGGTAATGGCCAGTATCCCAGCGGAGCCATCAAACAGCTAGGAGAGTTTCTCAAAAGTGGGATTAAAGTCGCAGAGAAAAGCCTTGATGTGGCCCCCGGGTCCCCCTGCGGTCCCCAGGAATGCAGGAGCAGCCGGGACACCCCGTGCGTGGACGAGGGGGAGCACGGGAACAAAAACTGCAGGGCTACGTTGCAgggaaataataagaaaagcaGGGTTTCCAGGACGCACGCTAAACAAAGCGCGCCCAGGCTCAACAAAGCTGCctcatcttcttcatcttcttcttctcctcgtCCCGCCGGCTGCGAGGAGTCATCCACGGAGGATTTACCGAGCAGACGCAAACGCAGCGGCGCCGGCACCGTAGCATCCCCTTCCCCGGCAAAAACGCCTTTCAGCCTCATGGCAAATTTCCCATCCCCGCCGTCGCTGGTCGTTGGCAGCGACGGGGATTTGTGTCCTGCTTACTCCCTGAACTCACTGAGGGGCCCCGGGCCTCCCCCTCCGACCCACCCCGTGTGGAGGTGGCAGCCTGGCGGCCACATTCTCCCTCCCCCATTGCACGCTCAGAGAACTAGGAAATACTGA